A genome region from Fibrobacter sp. includes the following:
- the csm2 gene encoding type III-A CRISPR-associated protein Csm2 yields the protein MNQNYHGNRTAGYSRNQMQESIKIDYPSLDSKELLGDDAYKLAKDIMDKCKNSKNKNDKLTKTQIRRFYSEVKNIERTLPEDVKTIDDSVYGRIKLIKAKAAYSTARKSSKLPEPFSDFIGHYIDEIKISEGYEKAFKNFKKFCKLFEAFVGYSYGMGLPD from the coding sequence ATGAACCAAAATTACCACGGGAACAGGACGGCTGGTTATTCCCGAAACCAGATGCAGGAAAGTATAAAAATTGACTATCCTTCTCTGGATAGTAAAGAATTGCTGGGCGATGATGCTTATAAGCTAGCAAAAGATATAATGGATAAATGTAAAAATAGTAAAAATAAAAATGACAAATTAACAAAAACACAGATTAGAAGGTTTTATTCGGAAGTGAAAAACATAGAAAGAACCTTACCTGAAGATGTGAAAACAATCGATGATTCCGTTTATGGACGGATAAAACTTATAAAAGCTAAAGCTGCTTATTCAACAGCAAGAAAATCAAGCAAATTGCCTGAACCTTTTTCTGATTTTATAGGGCACTATATTGATGAGATTAAAATTTCTGAAGGATATGAAAAAGCATTTAAGAACTTCAAAAAATTCTGCAAACTTTTTGAAGCATTTGTAGGGTAT